A region from the Tachyglossus aculeatus isolate mTacAcu1 chromosome X2, mTacAcu1.pri, whole genome shotgun sequence genome encodes:
- the S1PR2 gene encoding sphingosine 1-phosphate receptor 2 — protein MSSIYKDYLSHGKVQEHYNYTKGIPESQLTPSRQAAQAVILAICVASVLENLLVLGAVARNRRLHSAMYLFLGNLALSDLLAGATFMANVLLSGPRTFQLTPVAWLAREGSAFTALSASVFSLLAIAVERHVAVARVRVYGAVGGGGRRVLGLLGACWVVALAIGGLPILGWNCLGRLEACSTVLPLYAKPYVVLVASAFMVILAAIAGLYARIYCVARASHAELAGPRALALLRTVAIVLGVFVACWLPTFAILLLDASCPHRACPILAQAHYFFSFATLNSLLNPIIYTWRSRELRGEVLRMLGCRQGRRPPVGRAPGGRSTSGPPRPSGPSSPTLLEGQTMV, from the coding sequence ATGAGCAGCATCTACAAGGACTACCTGAGCCACGGCAAGGTGCAGGAGCACTACAACTACACCAAGGGGATTCCCGAGTCACAGCTGACCCCGTCCCGCCAGGCGGCCCAGGCCGTGATCTTGGCCATCTGCGTGGCCAGCGTCTTGGAGAACCTACTGGTGCTGGGGGCCGTGGCCCGGAACCGCCGGTTGCACTCAGCCATGTACCTTTTCCTGGGGAACCTGGCCCTGTCGGACCTGCTGGCCGGGGCCACGTTCATGGCCAACGTCCTCCTCTCGGGCCCCCGGACGTTCCAGCTGACCCCCGTGGCCTGGCTGGCCCGGGAGGGGTCGGCCTTTACCGCCCTGTCGGCCTCGGTCTTCAGCCTGTTGGCCATCGCCGTGGAGCGCCACGTGGCTGTGGCCCGGGTCCGGGTGTACGGCGCCgtcggcggcggggggcggcgggtcctggggctcctgggggcgTGCTGGGTCGTGGCTCTGGCCATCGGCGGCCTGCCCATCCTGGGCTGGAACTGCCTGGGGCGGCTGGAGGCCTGCTCCACCGTCCTGCCCCTCTACGCCAAACCCTACGTGGTCCTGGTGGCCTCCGCCTTCATGGTCATCCTGGCGGCCATCGCGGGGCTCTACGCCCGGATCTACTGCGTGGCCCGGGCCAGCCACGCCGAGCTGGCCGGACCCCGGGCCCTGGCCCTGCTCCGGACGGTGGCCATCGTTCTGGGCGTTTTCGTGGCTTGCTGGCTGCCCACCTTTGCCATCCTGCTCCTGGACGCGTCCTGCCCCCACCGGGCCTGCCCCATCCTGGCCCAGGCCCACTACTTCTTCAGCTTCGCCACCCTGAACTCGCTGctcaaccccatcatctacacgtggaggagccgggagctGCGGGGGGAAGTGCTGCGGATGCTGGGCTGCCGGCAGGGCAGGAGGCCGCCCGTGGGGCGGGCGCCAGGGGGCCGGAGCACCTCGGGACCCCCGcgcccctccggcccctcctCGCCCACCCTGCTGGAGGGACAGACCATGGTCTGA